One window of the Niallia circulans genome contains the following:
- a CDS encoding acyl-CoA thioesterase has protein sequence MLETVVYVSSRDIELYYADTDMMGVIYHANYLKFFERGRTGLIEDLGYSYLEMENKGYFAPVYDVYAQYKKPLRYGDQAKVKTWVETNDGIKTVYGYQIINQDEEVCVEGTTTHIIVSKETFRPKSFKKMFPEWFNKYEEIKKQPSDK, from the coding sequence GTGCTAGAAACCGTGGTATATGTGAGTTCTAGGGATATTGAATTGTATTATGCTGATACCGATATGATGGGGGTTATTTATCATGCGAATTATCTTAAATTTTTTGAACGAGGAAGAACTGGTTTAATTGAAGATCTTGGGTATAGCTATTTAGAAATGGAGAACAAGGGGTATTTTGCACCTGTTTATGATGTGTATGCCCAATATAAAAAGCCATTACGCTATGGAGATCAGGCAAAGGTGAAAACCTGGGTAGAAACAAACGATGGCATAAAAACAGTTTATGGATATCAGATAATTAATCAGGACGAAGAAGTTTGCGTAGAGGGAACTACTACGCATATTATCGTTTCAAAAGAAACATTTCGTCCTAAATCGTTTAAAAAGATGTTTCCAGAATGGTTTAATAAATATGAAGAAATTAAAAAGCAACCTTCTGACAAGTAA
- a CDS encoding HesB/YadR/YfhF family protein yields MKIVISDKAAEWYKDEMMLKDGDYVRFFARYGGCSTVQQGFSLGISNEQPVNIGVETEKDGIHYYIEEKDLWYFDDHDLFADFNEVANEPEYRHAH; encoded by the coding sequence ATGAAAATTGTAATTAGTGATAAAGCAGCTGAATGGTATAAAGATGAAATGATGTTAAAAGACGGTGACTATGTACGCTTCTTTGCACGTTATGGTGGATGCAGTACTGTTCAGCAAGGATTTTCATTAGGAATCTCTAATGAGCAGCCGGTTAACATTGGAGTAGAAACAGAAAAAGATGGTATCCATTACTATATCGAAGAAAAGGATTTATGGTATTTTGATGATCATGATCTATTTGCAGATTTCAATGAAGTTGCAAATGAACCAGAATACCGTCATGCTCATTAA
- a CDS encoding CapA family protein — translation MQKKTYLLFVFILLLFGIIGIILINTIDNSSSTYKEVRSNSGRDKGNLAKEESSEITLAAIGDILIHDRVYNDAREGNRFNFDKMLDNIASELKKPDLLIANQETIVAGESIGLSGYPAFNSPHEIADSLKKAGIDIVTTANNHALDRGVDAQKLSLDYLNQIGLPHVGTYLSKDDQDKVVVLEKKGIKVAYLAYTYGLNGIPIPEGKEYIVNILDKKRMSNEIQKAKKEADVVVMMIHLGNEYQRFPSNEQKELAQFFVDEGVHIIFGSHPHVLQPIEWVKGHNGHKGLVVYSLGNFLSGQDEEYRDIGGMVTVTVKKKQLGKQTSITMEAPSFYPTFVSSKAEKDYKMYPLQDSQHAINKYSPSIYKEIMEHMQKEGQAD, via the coding sequence ATGCAGAAAAAAACATATCTACTATTCGTTTTCATCCTTCTTCTTTTTGGTATAATCGGCATAATACTTATAAATACAATCGACAACTCCTCTTCTACCTATAAAGAAGTACGTTCTAATTCAGGGAGAGACAAAGGAAATTTAGCAAAAGAAGAATCCAGCGAAATAACATTAGCTGCTATCGGCGATATTTTAATCCATGATCGTGTCTACAATGACGCACGAGAAGGAAATCGGTTTAATTTTGATAAAATGCTAGATAATATAGCAAGTGAATTAAAAAAACCTGATTTGCTAATAGCAAATCAAGAAACAATTGTTGCCGGAGAATCGATTGGTTTATCCGGATATCCTGCTTTCAATAGCCCTCATGAAATTGCCGATAGTTTAAAAAAAGCAGGCATCGATATTGTCACAACGGCTAATAATCATGCCCTCGATCGAGGAGTTGATGCACAAAAGCTCTCCCTTGATTATTTAAATCAAATTGGTCTCCCTCATGTTGGAACTTACTTGTCTAAGGATGATCAAGATAAAGTCGTTGTCTTAGAGAAAAAGGGCATTAAAGTTGCTTATTTAGCCTATACTTATGGGTTAAATGGAATCCCTATTCCTGAAGGAAAAGAGTATATTGTAAATATCTTGGATAAAAAAAGAATGAGCAATGAAATCCAAAAAGCAAAAAAAGAAGCAGATGTTGTCGTGATGATGATTCATTTGGGAAACGAATATCAACGGTTCCCATCTAATGAGCAAAAAGAATTGGCACAATTTTTTGTAGATGAAGGTGTGCATATTATATTCGGCAGTCATCCACATGTTTTGCAGCCAATCGAGTGGGTAAAAGGTCATAATGGACATAAAGGATTAGTAGTCTATTCATTAGGAAACTTTTTATCTGGTCAGGACGAAGAGTATCGGGATATTGGTGGAATGGTAACTGTTACAGTCAAGAAAAAGCAATTAGGAAAGCAGACATCTATTACGATGGAAGCACCTTCTTTCTATCCCACTTTTGTTTCTAGTAAGGCTGAAAAAGATTATAAAATGTATCCATTGCAAGATTCACAGCATGCAATCAATAAATACAGTCCTTCTATTTATAAAGAAATCATGGAGCATATGCAAAAAGAGGGACAGGCAGACTAA
- a CDS encoding sensor histidine kinase yields MTLPTTSFHEPEATFQCFINKWKRVEAKLQEQSATMEALTDSLQSLSLSTTYSENIAKMVTSITHEVRNPLTTVSGFLQLIKQTNNVELIHQYTAIALGELARANELITNFLTLSKTQGDDITPLSINELLLNLIPIFKCEANLKDINLITKFSRDELLCKGTKHHFTQVFVNIVKNAFEATEANLSSVPKEVAIVTRKQKNQLVIEIKDNGCGIPKAQLNNLFTPLQTTKKNGTGMGLYVCKQLIEKYDGKMKVWSLQDKGTTMSICFPLYIS; encoded by the coding sequence ATGACCTTACCAACTACATCTTTTCATGAACCCGAGGCAACTTTTCAATGTTTTATCAATAAATGGAAGCGTGTGGAGGCAAAGCTGCAAGAACAATCAGCAACCATGGAAGCACTAACTGATAGTTTGCAATCACTGTCCCTTTCCACCACTTACAGTGAAAATATCGCTAAAATGGTTACTAGTATTACACATGAAGTGCGTAATCCATTAACTACTGTAAGTGGCTTCCTTCAATTAATAAAGCAAACAAATAATGTCGAACTTATTCACCAGTACACTGCTATCGCTCTGGGAGAATTAGCACGAGCAAATGAGCTAATCACAAACTTTTTAACACTTTCGAAAACACAAGGAGACGATATTACTCCATTATCTATAAACGAATTACTCCTAAATTTAATACCTATTTTTAAATGTGAAGCTAATTTAAAAGACATAAATCTAATAACGAAATTTTCTAGAGATGAACTTTTATGTAAAGGCACTAAACACCATTTCACACAGGTGTTTGTTAATATAGTGAAAAATGCTTTTGAAGCTACAGAAGCAAATCTTTCATCTGTTCCAAAAGAAGTAGCAATTGTCACAAGAAAACAAAAAAATCAATTAGTTATTGAGATTAAAGACAATGGCTGCGGAATACCGAAAGCACAATTAAACAACTTATTTACACCACTGCAAACAACTAAAAAAAACGGAACAGGCATGGGACTATATGTATGTAAACAACTAATTGAGAAATATGATGGAAAGATGAAAGTCTGGAGTTTACAGGACAAAGGTACAACTATGAGTATCTGTTTTCCGTTGTATATTTCTTAA
- the plsY gene encoding glycerol-3-phosphate 1-O-acyltransferase PlsY, which translates to MIIGLLIILAYLIGSIPSGLIIGKSFYNIDIREHGSGNLGGTNTFRVLGKKAGFAVTISDILKGTIATVLPLLVTLIWNVEMDINPLIIGVFAVIGHMYPIFAGFKGGKAVATSAGILLGHEPILFLIIVAVFFISLYLSKYVSLSSMVAGLAGLIYSFILWEDKLLIIILAILTIFVVYRHRANIKRIINKTEPKVNWL; encoded by the coding sequence TTGATTATTGGACTTTTAATTATACTCGCTTATTTAATTGGATCTATTCCTTCTGGACTAATAATAGGCAAATCCTTTTACAATATAGATATACGAGAACATGGCAGTGGAAATTTAGGTGGTACAAATACATTTCGCGTTCTTGGAAAAAAAGCAGGCTTTGCTGTTACAATCTCCGATATACTGAAAGGAACGATTGCAACAGTCCTTCCACTGTTGGTCACACTTATTTGGAATGTGGAAATGGATATAAATCCACTTATAATTGGAGTATTTGCTGTTATTGGCCATATGTATCCCATTTTCGCAGGTTTTAAGGGAGGAAAAGCAGTTGCTACTTCAGCAGGAATTCTTCTTGGACACGAACCTATCTTATTCCTGATTATTGTTGCGGTCTTTTTTATTTCCCTCTATTTATCAAAATATGTTTCGCTGTCCTCTATGGTTGCTGGTTTGGCAGGTTTAATATATTCCTTTATTCTATGGGAAGATAAATTACTCATTATCATCTTGGCGATTCTTACTATTTTTGTTGTCTATAGACATCGAGCGAATATTAAAAGAATTATTAATAAAACAGAGCCAAAAGTAAACTGGTTATAA
- a CDS encoding phospholipase D-like domain-containing protein, with protein MKRIFFLLFIIFIMFYSGTIYHHLKKPLPKGLSIEGVIHQVKDVELLIDITYKNNKKNRMVQHEIINSMLKEVEKANEFIIIDMFLFNNDTNEDQQYPKIVEKFTEALIKKKQENPMINIIFITDKINTVYDSYPSEEFKQLKENGVKVIETELNDLRDSNPLYSGFWRMFGQWVKTRGNGHLPNFLAKSAPKVSAISYLELLNIKANHRKVMITENTAIISSGNIHNASGYHSNVAFKLHGNILNELLKSEESAARLSEPIDLPRIKEQAETKNTNVKIQLLTEGKIGKHILQEIKNTQKSEVIWIGMLYLADQKVIKEIKAAAKRDVKIYIILDPNQNAFGNKKTGLPNIPVVAELRKAKAANNIHIKWYNAGKEQFHPKLLYIERLKARESTIISGSANLTQRNLYDFNLETDIKIIARQKEKIMRDTKRYFQKLWENEQADFTKEVDRQKNFPIFRYIIYRLQRMLGFTTY; from the coding sequence ATGAAACGAATATTCTTTCTTCTATTTATTATTTTTATCATGTTTTATAGTGGTACCATTTATCATCATTTGAAAAAGCCACTGCCTAAAGGGTTGTCTATAGAAGGTGTTATTCATCAGGTAAAGGATGTTGAACTATTAATAGATATAACCTACAAAAACAATAAAAAAAACAGAATGGTTCAACATGAAATAATTAATTCTATGTTAAAGGAAGTAGAGAAGGCAAATGAATTTATCATAATTGATATGTTTTTATTTAATAATGATACAAATGAAGACCAACAATATCCAAAGATAGTAGAAAAATTTACAGAAGCGTTAATTAAGAAAAAGCAAGAAAACCCAATGATAAATATTATTTTTATAACGGATAAAATTAATACTGTGTACGATTCGTATCCGTCAGAAGAATTTAAACAATTAAAAGAAAACGGAGTGAAAGTGATTGAAACTGAGCTGAACGATTTGCGAGATTCTAATCCACTTTACTCTGGCTTTTGGCGTATGTTTGGACAGTGGGTAAAAACAAGAGGAAATGGACATCTGCCAAATTTTCTTGCAAAAAGCGCTCCAAAAGTTTCAGCTATATCCTATTTAGAGTTACTAAACATAAAAGCAAATCATCGTAAAGTTATGATTACTGAAAATACAGCAATTATCTCGAGTGGTAATATTCATAATGCAAGCGGTTATCATTCAAATGTTGCCTTTAAATTGCATGGGAATATCCTTAACGAATTGCTGAAAAGTGAGGAGAGTGCAGCAAGATTAAGTGAACCGATTGATTTGCCGAGAATAAAAGAACAAGCTGAAACAAAAAATACTAATGTGAAAATTCAATTATTAACAGAAGGAAAAATTGGTAAGCATATACTACAAGAAATTAAAAATACCCAAAAAAGTGAAGTTATTTGGATTGGCATGCTCTATTTAGCAGATCAAAAAGTAATCAAGGAAATAAAGGCAGCTGCCAAAAGAGATGTAAAGATATATATAATATTAGACCCAAATCAAAATGCATTTGGCAATAAAAAAACAGGCTTACCCAATATCCCCGTTGTAGCTGAACTAAGAAAAGCAAAAGCCGCAAACAACATTCACATTAAATGGTATAACGCAGGAAAAGAGCAATTTCACCCGAAACTCTTATATATAGAAAGATTGAAAGCTAGAGAAAGCACCATTATAAGCGGCTCAGCCAATCTTACGCAAAGAAATCTTTATGACTTTAATTTGGAGACAGATATAAAAATTATCGCGAGACAAAAAGAAAAAATTATGAGAGATACAAAGAGGTATTTCCAAAAATTATGGGAAAATGAGCAGGCTGATTTTACAAAAGAAGTTGATAGGCAAAAAAACTTCCCCATTTTTCGCTATATTATTTATCGTTTGCAAAGGATGCTAGGCTTTACGACTTATTAA
- a CDS encoding DUF3231 family protein produces the protein MNKKDILTSSELATLWMTYQEKTMFLRFVEYFHAVNEDKKEKNFYESHLTKLAKEIKKIEAILTAEGAIIPHGFSDQDVNKQAPPLFQPTFALQIVRMLAEIGMGLHALHLARSYRKDIIRLYQDLSVTTQHCYEECTELLIDKGALSRPPQVAMPEQVEVVVSTEYLKGTNILGDKRVLNTVEVSFLYQSIESNSIGQQLITGFAQVTKDPELKKFFTQGKELSKKIIAKLSKKLTDDDIQVPLGWVGSPTLSTIAPFSDKLMLYCISLFCSFGLGSNAIGTTFSLRKDLSATFIPLIAKIYDYGVQGAELMAEKGYTEEPPAMENRQNLINRK, from the coding sequence ATGAATAAAAAAGATATATTAACCTCATCAGAGCTTGCAACATTATGGATGACTTATCAAGAAAAAACAATGTTTCTTCGATTTGTTGAATATTTCCATGCTGTTAATGAAGACAAGAAAGAGAAGAACTTCTATGAAAGTCATCTCACCAAGTTAGCAAAAGAAATAAAGAAAATTGAAGCAATATTGACAGCGGAAGGAGCTATTATTCCGCATGGGTTTTCTGACCAAGATGTGAATAAACAAGCACCGCCTTTATTTCAGCCAACTTTCGCCTTGCAAATCGTAAGAATGCTCGCAGAAATAGGCATGGGACTACACGCTTTACATTTAGCAAGATCTTATCGAAAGGATATAATTCGTTTATACCAAGATTTATCTGTTACAACCCAGCATTGTTATGAAGAATGTACTGAACTGCTAATAGATAAAGGAGCCTTAAGCCGCCCGCCTCAAGTCGCAATGCCTGAACAAGTAGAAGTGGTTGTTAGTACGGAATATTTGAAAGGTACAAACATATTAGGTGATAAAAGAGTTTTAAATACGGTAGAGGTTTCTTTTCTCTATCAATCAATTGAAAGCAATAGTATTGGGCAACAATTAATAACTGGATTCGCTCAAGTAACAAAAGATCCTGAGTTAAAAAAATTCTTTACACAAGGTAAAGAACTTTCCAAAAAAATAATTGCGAAACTTTCAAAGAAATTAACGGATGATGATATACAAGTTCCATTAGGGTGGGTTGGTAGTCCAACGCTTTCTACGATTGCTCCATTTTCCGATAAATTAATGCTTTATTGTATAAGTTTATTTTGTAGTTTTGGACTTGGCAGCAATGCCATTGGTACGACCTTTAGCTTGCGCAAAGATTTGTCAGCAACCTTTATTCCTCTTATTGCGAAGATTTATGATTATGGAGTACAAGGGGCGGAGTTAATGGCTGAAAAAGGATATACAGAAGAGCCGCCAGCAATGGAGAATCGTCAAAATTTAATAAACAGAAAATAG
- a CDS encoding acyl-CoA dehydrogenase family protein, translated as MSRGFSERAKEIDESASFPFDNVKELQESGYTSLTIPKEFGGQEISLYEMVRLQEVIAQGDGSTALSIGWHMGIVRNIQEANWNKDTLREIYEKLLTGSLINGAATEPQTGSPTRGGKPHTTAEKKGEDWVINGHKTFTTMSPVLDYFLVTASIKDTDNVGNFLIPKECRGIRIENTWDSIALRGTGSNDVYFENVEIPARYFVEKLDSRKKINPWLLHIPACYLGIAGAAQKEAVTFAKNYSPNSIKGTISDIPSVRSKIGDIELKMQTAKHFLYSVSKKWDEANKEQQSHMQPELSAVKLVATNTAIEVVDMAMRIVGARSLSAKSPLQRYYRDVRAGLHNPPMDDMTLDQLAQKSINEY; from the coding sequence ATGAGCAGGGGATTCTCAGAAAGAGCAAAGGAAATAGATGAAAGTGCATCTTTTCCTTTTGATAATGTTAAAGAATTACAGGAATCAGGTTACACAAGTTTAACCATACCAAAAGAGTTTGGCGGTCAAGAAATTTCTTTATATGAAATGGTAAGACTACAAGAAGTGATTGCCCAAGGTGATGGGTCTACTGCTTTATCCATCGGTTGGCACATGGGAATCGTAAGAAATATCCAAGAAGCAAATTGGAATAAAGATACATTAAGAGAGATATATGAGAAATTATTAACTGGCTCCTTAATAAATGGAGCTGCGACAGAACCGCAAACTGGTAGTCCCACTAGAGGTGGAAAACCTCATACAACCGCTGAAAAAAAGGGCGAGGATTGGGTTATAAATGGTCATAAAACCTTTACAACAATGTCTCCTGTTTTAGATTATTTTCTTGTAACAGCATCCATAAAAGATACAGATAATGTAGGGAATTTCTTAATACCTAAAGAGTGCAGAGGCATTCGTATTGAAAACACATGGGATAGCATTGCTTTAAGAGGAACAGGAAGCAATGATGTTTATTTTGAAAATGTGGAAATTCCAGCTCGTTATTTTGTTGAAAAATTAGATAGTCGAAAAAAAATCAATCCATGGCTTCTGCATATTCCGGCATGTTATTTAGGAATCGCCGGTGCTGCACAAAAAGAAGCAGTTACTTTTGCGAAAAACTATTCTCCAAATAGTATTAAAGGAACAATCAGCGATATTCCGAGTGTAAGATCTAAAATAGGAGACATAGAGTTAAAAATGCAAACGGCTAAACACTTTCTATATTCTGTAAGTAAAAAATGGGATGAAGCAAATAAAGAGCAACAATCCCATATGCAGCCAGAATTAAGTGCTGTTAAGTTAGTAGCCACGAATACTGCCATTGAAGTGGTAGATATGGCAATGCGCATCGTCGGCGCCCGCAGTCTTTCTGCAAAAAGTCCGCTTCAACGCTATTACCGAGATGTACGCGCAGGCTTACATAACCCACCAATGGATGATATGACACTTGATCAGCTGGCGCAAAAGTCTATTAATGAATATTAA